From Anaerohalosphaera lusitana, one genomic window encodes:
- a CDS encoding serine hydrolase, producing MGRAVILFMMAVGVCVGVSGGAEYRTFNDSIESIAEGKGLPTPPKPVEPEKLEIVSAKYGAEDKWLDVTDELRSRVDSNRLSIYVSNNIAGDPFFGHPKHLVVTYILDGVEKEVRVREGKQLQIPRPSDPMDALSVIETPRDLTALAKVCPAEVGFYGINLNTGATLGYRSEQPACLASIVKLFVLLEIMRQQDAGGLKLSESVEIDRGGEKESCTITEAIDKMIGVSDNEATTALARRVGYENVDALAKKLSIEGLSMTVWPRPGGLEEQLDKRVFGAKVLPKDKFLPQHGTARSVVEFFKLLHEGKLFNKAVSEKVLASLMRNPKRFAPRGTPAGCESVGKGGSIIWKRPPRPQYNMLGWGLYVFDEKRAAAFCVWFEWFPESMPENKRWAWANGFSDCVVDLLLNEEKQASLKESK from the coding sequence ATGGGTAGAGCGGTAATTCTGTTTATGATGGCGGTTGGTGTTTGTGTCGGAGTATCCGGCGGGGCCGAATACAGAACTTTCAATGATTCGATAGAAAGCATCGCTGAGGGAAAGGGTCTGCCGACTCCACCGAAGCCGGTTGAGCCTGAGAAGCTGGAGATAGTTTCGGCCAAATACGGAGCGGAGGATAAGTGGCTGGATGTCACGGATGAGCTGCGGAGCAGAGTTGACTCGAACCGGCTGTCGATTTACGTATCCAACAACATCGCGGGCGATCCTTTTTTCGGACATCCAAAGCACCTGGTCGTGACATACATTCTTGACGGCGTCGAGAAAGAGGTCCGGGTTCGCGAAGGTAAGCAACTGCAGATCCCGCGGCCGAGTGATCCGATGGATGCACTTAGTGTGATCGAAACGCCACGGGATTTGACGGCGCTGGCTAAGGTTTGTCCTGCGGAGGTAGGGTTCTACGGGATCAATCTCAATACAGGAGCGACGCTGGGGTACAGGAGTGAGCAGCCGGCGTGCCTGGCAAGTATTGTGAAGCTGTTCGTCCTGCTTGAAATAATGCGGCAGCAGGATGCAGGGGGCCTCAAATTGTCGGAGTCGGTCGAGATAGATCGTGGAGGTGAAAAGGAAAGCTGTACGATCACCGAGGCGATCGACAAGATGATCGGCGTCAGCGATAATGAGGCAACGACGGCACTGGCAAGGCGGGTGGGGTATGAAAATGTCGACGCGCTTGCGAAAAAGCTGTCGATCGAAGGATTGAGTATGACTGTCTGGCCGAGACCGGGAGGGCTTGAAGAACAGCTCGACAAGAGGGTGTTTGGGGCCAAGGTTTTGCCGAAAGACAAGTTCCTGCCCCAGCATGGAACGGCAAGGAGCGTGGTCGAGTTTTTCAAGCTCCTGCATGAGGGCAAACTTTTCAACAAAGCTGTCAGCGAGAAGGTGCTTGCTTCGCTGATGCGCAATCCAAAGCGTTTTGCTCCGCGGGGCACTCCTGCAGGATGCGAGAGCGTGGGCAAAGGAGGGAGCATAATCTGGAAAAGGCCGCCCAGGCCGCAATACAATATGCTGGGCTGGGGGTTGTATGTTTTTGACGAAAAGCGGGCAGCAGCCTTTTGTGTGTGGTTCGAGTGGTTTCCCGAGTCGATGCCGGAGAATAAGCGATGGGCCTGGGCAAACGGATTTTCGGATTGCGTAGTCGATCTGCTGCTAAACGAGGAGAAACAGGCATCCTTAAAGGAATCGAAATGA
- a CDS encoding protein-glutamate methylesterase/protein-glutamine glutaminase — protein MLTLNANIKVLIVDDSAIVRKILSKELNAADGIEVIGTAPDPYIARDKILQLKPDVLTLDVEMPRMDGITFLRKLMASKPMPVVVLSSLTPQGGKTAMEALDAGAVEVMCKPGAAYSVGDACRQLTSVIKAASRVKVQKKATPQSGTASPTQRLAMTETTNKIFAIGASTGGVKALSAVLPYLPANAPGTLVVQHMPAHFTTSFAQRLNGACAMNVAEAKDGDRVIPGRILIAPGGYHMLLQRSGANYYVTVKDGPRVCHQKPSVEVMMNSVAKFAGANAIGAILTGMGADGAQGLLNMKNAGAHTVVQDEATSVVYGMPKEAARVGAAEKIVPLNEVAKTMIGYAQG, from the coding sequence ATGCTCACGCTTAATGCCAACATAAAAGTACTCATCGTTGATGATTCAGCGATCGTTCGCAAAATACTCAGCAAAGAACTCAACGCGGCCGACGGTATAGAAGTGATCGGCACCGCGCCAGATCCGTATATCGCACGCGATAAGATATTGCAGCTCAAGCCGGATGTGCTTACGCTGGATGTGGAGATGCCGCGTATGGACGGCATCACATTTTTGCGCAAGCTGATGGCCAGCAAGCCGATGCCCGTTGTTGTGCTCAGCTCGCTGACTCCGCAGGGCGGAAAGACGGCTATGGAAGCGCTGGACGCGGGTGCGGTTGAAGTCATGTGCAAACCTGGTGCGGCGTATTCGGTGGGTGATGCGTGTCGGCAGTTAACGTCGGTTATCAAGGCGGCTTCGCGGGTCAAGGTGCAGAAGAAGGCTACGCCGCAGTCCGGTACTGCTTCGCCCACGCAGCGGCTTGCGATGACTGAAACGACCAACAAAATTTTCGCGATCGGTGCGTCGACCGGCGGGGTGAAGGCGCTGTCTGCAGTGCTGCCTTATCTGCCTGCGAACGCGCCGGGCACGCTGGTCGTTCAGCACATGCCGGCGCATTTTACGACATCTTTCGCGCAGCGTCTTAACGGTGCGTGCGCGATGAATGTGGCCGAGGCGAAGGACGGCGACCGCGTGATACCGGGGCGGATCCTTATTGCGCCCGGCGGGTATCATATGCTGCTGCAGCGGTCCGGGGCGAATTATTATGTGACCGTTAAGGACGGGCCGCGGGTGTGTCATCAGAAGCCGTCGGTTGAGGTGATGATGAACTCCGTCGCGAAGTTCGCGGGTGCGAATGCGATCGGCGCGATCCTGACGGGCATGGGAGCGGACGGGGCGCAGGGGCTGCTGAACATGAAAAACGCGGGTGCACATACTGTCGTGCAGGATGAAGCCACGAGCGTGGTCTACGGCATGCCTAAAGAGGCCGCCCGGGTAGGTGCTGCCGAGAAGATCGTTCCCCTCAACGAGGTTGCGAAGACCATGATCGGGTACGCACAGGGTTGA
- a CDS encoding chemotaxis protein CheD: protein MVKTKKTVDISDAAVSRNPNEVIVTYSLGSCVGVSLYDPATKIGGMLHYQLPESKLDPEKAKRLPFMFADTGIKLLVDKMVSMGASKKRMNVKIAGGAAMSTGPKGFDIGKRNHLAIRKVFWKLGMFIDAEDIGGTSPRNMYLDIADGTLTVRCVGRDKKL, encoded by the coding sequence ATGGTTAAGACAAAGAAAACAGTAGATATATCCGACGCGGCGGTTTCGCGGAATCCGAACGAGGTGATCGTTACATACTCGCTCGGGTCTTGCGTGGGGGTTTCGCTTTACGATCCTGCGACAAAGATCGGCGGGATGCTGCACTATCAGTTGCCCGAATCGAAGCTCGATCCGGAGAAGGCGAAACGCCTGCCGTTCATGTTCGCGGATACGGGGATCAAGCTGCTGGTGGATAAGATGGTCTCGATGGGGGCGTCGAAAAAACGTATGAACGTCAAGATCGCGGGCGGGGCTGCGATGTCGACAGGGCCCAAGGGGTTCGACATCGGCAAGCGGAACCATCTTGCGATACGGAAGGTGTTCTGGAAGCTGGGGATGTTCATCGATGCGGAAGATATCGGCGGGACGTCGCCGCGAAATATGTATCTCGATATTGCCGACGGGACGCTCACGGTCAGGTGCGTCGGTCGCGACAAAAAGCTATAA
- a CDS encoding CheR family methyltransferase — translation MVGCTTYSSDANLTDDDFRQVSRVIYEHCGINLHDGKKELVRARLAKRMRVTKRRSISDYLSYALRDHSGKEFSLLVDAISTNLTSFFREQKHFDFLCDEFLPSLITKKRASGDKVVRAWSAGCSSGEEPYSLAITLLSELKNAPEFQVKILATDISTTVLDRARTGIYPEKRVAPVPAELKHRYLIREKSDGEKMFRVAKILRECIYFGQLNLMQEWPIKVPLDFIFCRNVMIYFDKPTQERLVNRYYDILQPGGVLFTGHSESLTGIKHRFRYVQPTIYAKV, via the coding sequence ATGGTGGGTTGTACGACATATTCTTCGGATGCGAATTTGACCGACGATGATTTTCGTCAGGTCAGCCGAGTTATTTATGAGCATTGCGGGATCAACCTGCATGACGGTAAGAAGGAGCTTGTGCGGGCGAGGCTTGCGAAGCGGATGCGGGTGACGAAACGCAGGTCGATCAGCGATTATCTGTCGTATGCACTTCGCGATCACAGCGGCAAGGAGTTTTCTCTGCTGGTGGATGCGATCTCGACGAACCTGACGAGCTTCTTTCGCGAGCAGAAGCATTTTGATTTTCTGTGTGATGAGTTCCTGCCGTCGCTGATCACGAAAAAACGTGCTTCCGGTGATAAGGTGGTGCGTGCATGGAGTGCGGGGTGTTCGTCGGGCGAGGAGCCGTATTCGCTGGCGATCACGCTTTTGAGTGAGCTGAAGAATGCGCCGGAGTTTCAGGTGAAGATCCTGGCGACCGACATATCGACGACGGTGCTGGATCGGGCACGTACTGGGATATATCCGGAAAAGCGGGTAGCGCCGGTGCCGGCGGAGTTGAAGCATCGCTATCTGATTCGTGAGAAAAGCGACGGCGAGAAGATGTTTCGTGTTGCGAAGATTCTTCGCGAGTGCATCTATTTCGGGCAGCTCAATCTGATGCAGGAGTGGCCGATCAAGGTGCCGCTGGATTTTATATTCTGTCGGAACGTTATGATATATTTTGATAAGCCGACACAGGAGCGGCTGGTGAACCGGTATTACGATATTCTACAGCCCGGCGGGGTGCTCTTTACGGGGCATTCGGAATCGCTGACCGGGATCAAGCACCGCTTCCGTTATGTTCAACCGACAATTTATGCCAAGGTGTAG
- a CDS encoding chemotaxis protein CheA: protein MTENSKLVNLVHQAASTINMVSVDDPSDLAGLLDVFDQISQQISELADLPEQLQSQAASAASSAAKYAKYIADGEDADDETIKVIADTVVSLQAIVENTLADKLDALGDISFPEFDLGDLQADIEEVSAAEETEAGEESKADAEPASEGEPAGLTIPEEDAPLILDFITEAQEHIESAEAGLLELESNPTDADSINTIFRSFHTVKGMAGFLNLQDIGSLAHTSENLLDMGRKGELVLVDEKMDVVFEAIDMLKNQISDLKAGVENGTPIGSQAGLAELLKRIEACQKPDGGKAGDKSESKPKVEKPEPTAEKAETAPQPDTEKTPAADAPKADDKPKGEDKAKTETAEKSAGSTGKSQPAKTVKTQTEEKIKVGTGRLDKLVNMAGELVIAQSMITQHAETHCESDIALSAKINQQGKIVRELQELAMLMRMVPIQGVFGKMARLVRDLSRKSGKKINFVTEGEDTELDRNVVDLIADPLVHMVRNSMDHGIEPEEDRRKAGKDPVGKLELRAFHQSGNIVIEIEDDGRGLDADKIRNKAIANGVISASQDLADHEIHKLIFHAGLSTADKITEVSGRGVGMDVVKKNIESLRGKVDISSKKGVGTKFTIRLPLTLAIIDGQVVRIGEQIYILPILAIERCIRPTTEQLSTVYGRGEMATVQGELVPVVRLYDLFDVEPDTTELTDSALVVVEEDGRKGGLVVDELLDQQQIVIKSLGESFGDLRGISGAAIMGNGKVSLILDVPGLIELAAN from the coding sequence ATGACAGAAAACAGCAAACTAGTAAATCTTGTGCATCAGGCAGCATCCACCATTAATATGGTTAGCGTGGACGACCCGTCGGATCTGGCGGGGCTGCTGGACGTATTCGATCAGATATCCCAACAGATCAGCGAGCTTGCCGATCTGCCCGAACAGTTGCAGTCGCAGGCAGCGTCGGCGGCGAGTTCGGCAGCAAAATATGCTAAGTATATCGCTGACGGCGAGGACGCGGACGATGAAACCATCAAAGTGATCGCGGATACTGTAGTGTCGCTGCAGGCGATCGTTGAGAACACGCTTGCGGATAAGCTGGATGCGCTTGGGGATATCAGTTTTCCCGAGTTCGACCTGGGCGACCTTCAGGCGGACATCGAGGAGGTATCTGCTGCGGAAGAGACCGAGGCCGGCGAAGAGAGCAAGGCTGATGCGGAACCAGCATCTGAGGGTGAGCCGGCGGGTCTTACGATACCTGAAGAGGACGCGCCGCTGATACTGGACTTCATTACCGAGGCCCAGGAGCATATTGAGTCCGCAGAGGCGGGTTTACTTGAGCTGGAAAGTAATCCGACGGATGCCGATTCGATAAATACGATCTTCCGCAGCTTCCACACTGTCAAAGGTATGGCTGGGTTTCTCAATTTGCAGGATATTGGTTCGCTTGCTCACACATCGGAAAATCTGCTCGACATGGGGCGCAAGGGTGAGCTTGTCCTGGTTGACGAAAAGATGGATGTGGTTTTCGAAGCGATCGATATGCTCAAGAACCAGATCAGCGATCTGAAGGCGGGTGTGGAGAACGGAACCCCGATAGGTTCACAGGCTGGCCTTGCTGAGCTGCTTAAGCGTATCGAGGCATGCCAGAAGCCAGACGGCGGTAAAGCGGGGGATAAATCGGAATCAAAACCGAAAGTTGAAAAACCAGAGCCCACAGCGGAAAAAGCTGAAACGGCTCCGCAGCCTGATACGGAAAAGACCCCGGCGGCAGATGCACCGAAAGCGGATGATAAGCCCAAGGGCGAGGACAAAGCCAAAACGGAAACGGCTGAAAAGTCTGCCGGAAGTACTGGCAAATCACAGCCTGCCAAGACAGTTAAGACACAGACCGAGGAGAAGATCAAGGTCGGTACCGGTCGGCTGGACAAGCTTGTCAATATGGCCGGCGAACTGGTGATCGCGCAGTCGATGATAACGCAGCACGCGGAAACGCATTGCGAAAGCGATATAGCACTTTCAGCGAAGATCAATCAGCAGGGTAAGATCGTGCGTGAACTGCAGGAGCTTGCGATGCTCATGCGTATGGTTCCGATCCAGGGTGTGTTCGGCAAGATGGCACGGCTGGTACGCGACCTTTCACGTAAGAGCGGCAAGAAGATCAATTTCGTTACGGAAGGTGAGGATACGGAGCTGGACCGAAATGTCGTCGATCTGATCGCGGATCCGCTCGTGCATATGGTTCGCAATTCGATGGACCACGGTATCGAGCCGGAGGAGGATAGGCGTAAGGCGGGCAAGGATCCGGTGGGTAAGCTCGAACTGCGTGCGTTCCATCAGTCGGGCAATATCGTTATCGAGATCGAAGATGACGGACGCGGACTCGATGCGGACAAGATACGCAATAAGGCTATCGCGAACGGCGTTATATCGGCGAGCCAGGATCTGGCCGACCACGAGATACACAAGCTGATCTTCCACGCGGGGCTGAGTACTGCGGACAAGATCACGGAGGTGTCGGGGCGGGGCGTCGGCATGGACGTGGTGAAAAAGAATATCGAATCGCTGCGAGGCAAGGTCGATATATCATCGAAGAAGGGCGTTGGTACGAAGTTTACGATCCGCCTGCCGCTGACGCTGGCGATCATTGACGGCCAGGTCGTACGCATCGGCGAACAGATATATATACTGCCGATACTTGCGATCGAACGCTGCATCAGGCCGACGACAGAGCAGCTTTCGACGGTTTACGGACGCGGCGAGATGGCGACTGTGCAGGGCGAGCTTGTGCCGGTTGTTCGTCTGTATGATCTGTTCGACGTGGAGCCGGATACGACGGAGCTGACGGATTCGGCACTGGTTGTCGTCGAAGAGGACGGACGAAAGGGCGGGCTGGTTGTAGACGAACTGCTCGATCAGCAGCAGATCGTGATCAAGAGCCTCGGTGAGTCGTTCGGCGACCTGCGGGGTATTTCCGGGGCCGCGATCATGGGCAACGGAAAGGTGAGTCTGATACTCGATGTGCCTGGGTTGATAGAGCTGGCTGCGAACTGA